A window of Callospermophilus lateralis isolate mCalLat2 chromosome 17, mCalLat2.hap1, whole genome shotgun sequence contains these coding sequences:
- the LOC143382870 gene encoding mitogen-activated protein kinase 4, which produces MSNHLVFASPGAHELEQMQLILETIPVIREEDKDELLRVMPAFVNSTWEVKRPLRKLLPEVNSEAIDFLEKILTFNPMDRLTAEMGLQHPYMSPYSCPEDEPISQHPFRIEDEIDDIVLMAANQSQLSNWDRYPVSLSSDLEWRPDRRQDSSEVQRDPRAGSAPLAEDVQVDPRKDSQSSSERFLEQSHSSMERAFETDYGRSCDYKVGSPSYLDKLLWRDNKPHHYSEPKLILDLSHWKQAAGAPPMAGVAADAVAHEDEPASLFLEIAQWVKSTQGGLDRASPPPDGPERRLSASPPESQTPVDRGASPQFDLDVFISRALKLCTKPEDLPDNKLGDLNGACISEHPGDLVQTEAFSKERW; this is translated from the exons ATGTCTAACCATCTGGTGTTTGCCTCCCCAGGGGCTCATGAGCTGGAGCAGATGCAACTCATCCTGGAGACCATCCCTGTGATCCGGGAAGAAGACAAGGACGAGCTGCTCAGGGTGATGCCCGCCTTTGTCAACAGCACCTGGGAGGTGAAGCGGCCCCTACGCAAGTTACTCCCCGAAGTGAACAGTGAAG CCATCGACTTTCTAGAGAAGATCCTGACCTTTAACCCCATGGATCGCCTAACGGCTGAGATGGGGCTGCAGCACCCTTACATGAGCCCGTACTCCTGTCCTGAGGACGAACCCATCTCACAACACCCCTTCCGCATTGAGGATGAGATTGATGACATCGTGCTGATGGCTGCCAATCAGAGTCAGCTCTCCAACTGGGACAG GTACCCGGTGAGTCTGTCCTCAGATCTGGAGTGGCGGCCCGATCGACGCCAGGACTCCAGCGAGGTGCAGCGCGACCCGCGCGCTGGCTCGGCGCCGCTGGCCGAGGACGTGCAGGTGGACCCGCGCAAGGACTCCCAGAGCAGTTCCGAGCGCTTCCTGGAGCAGTCTCACTCGTCCATGGAGCGCGCCTTCGAGACGGACTACGGGCGTTCCTGCGACTACAAGGTGGGGTCGCCGTCCTACCTGGACAAGCTGCTGTGGCGCGACAACAAGCCGCACCACTACTCGGAGCCCAAACTCATCCTGGACCTGTCACACTGGAAGCAAGCAGCCGGGGCACCCCCGATGGCCGGGGTGGCAGCGGACGCGGTGGCACACGAGGACGAGCCCGCCAGCCTCTTCCTGGAGATCGCGCAGTGGGTCAAGAGCACGCAGGGCGGCCTGGATCGCGCCAGCCCGCCCCCGGACGGGCCAGAGCGCCGCCTGTCCGCCTCTCCCCCGGAGAGCCAGACCCCGGTAGACCGGGGCGCCAGCCCTCAGTTTGACCTGGACGTGTTTATCTCCCGCGCCCTGAAGCTCTGCACCAAGCCCGAGGATCTGCCTGACAATAAATTGGGCGATCTCAATGGCGCATGCATCTCTGAGCACCCAGGAGACCTTGTGCAGACGGaggccttctccaaagaaaggtGGTGA